From Mercenaria mercenaria strain notata chromosome 17, MADL_Memer_1, whole genome shotgun sequence, the proteins below share one genomic window:
- the LOC128550109 gene encoding uncharacterized protein LOC128550109 isoform X1 produces MSLCDHIHEMSPDTNIYLCEILPRELDCSYNKYTGLKTGRDLSQVRSWIESINRAVEEVCHYIPYLQYHVYTKHFHGKEHLRRDGLHLNSEGGEMCWRSIKLDILNDMDTPTQGTTGFILGDEQWPPLNSREKEFNIEEISEGLPALYSDVVQSVLENTHQIIETVTVSSTSQPTQNLTEKQQRIYNRSHPRPRRKYHRRRPKWMHKMNYIKKEFPKRPADDKNFVNIEVGSGVVVAVPSCKVNGFFRDRTVVAVETEFCRLGHKSVLPENVETKRRKVVSWLYCPDCAVKCSREDFLLDHIIVQHCRTAIKGGAAYTKKPKNSRHKHSKTFNNQKVSDVESSTVSKQKGYSNRYIEKEIPSCEGMFSVFSPSEWRDLLQLMTLSYLCTSEGMNHVILNMLIIRNVDLSQIKLLLSGDVELNPGPDYICQWEDCTFASSTVGALDQHIVTHAARSNGLCCWGDCAFNKPDGSVQDLARHVLQHLYNDKNIFVSIEDWYAVIPGGTLNATTDLNSCPQHLRSQLKLLLFDEVFKITSDSYTVDQHLRYLDFERVHYPTNFGIKRDEFIRKRTELGEHWDNYLGQEEMQVPPVTSKTHKAESVPRPFYTVYSDKKYHVVTTDRPEFASNLAHSVKLKSDRKRKCEVSEPLSDTEYFMNDSWFGNLLHNLSLCKVAMNLQSQILQKLKECNFLSPNTQHVFALEREAYKLGSLENCSAGTFVYTVFKCDIGNRSIYYIRYIETGIYIGIMEQKYLNRLRESLQFSDENVLLHNVLTVEDLTKNQEELKRANDLKRKRPDKIFKHSVNKIIPQKIEELKDTEMMSDISLESFLVHCLPNKSKSSINNMEDQFIEAENYQEKSEEIKDCLLDFRMNRLDVSAKCSKDILEKTSNSVNNLFEQSKILNFLSGDIKAKPELFKGTSRFESNFLDNSHVVTSLRNKTCHLYLNKNLMELKKFYAKWFPELCEELNIPDQTVDIPINQPVTKRLKKSNNIRPLQIRRKTLEEKVPVSVQFRKPGNHTIYESFCLALIERGKLIIQSINDCGIVACMNDYSDIDGSFKENNFVYTTKISQETGEYFYCSCSIYRTLINCDETESNGDEFHVIDLEDESVITCMHCKFLKNSVIPCIVNGEELVETNLSKFIKNALSFKGKDIVELIRGKETRKFSVLTGDDDYPTFVHLTYKKQVKRYIASCLNGYCKALKGHKRNIEYLSSAEVCKHLSVLKSNKDCWEDILDFESLLTNDIPKSDSVVEEEDELWINTDVLDANFKGNFDVNTGLWNFECRSDHPPSKRDSELLQSNLICRDGWNDRTLTRLDDGCLKGPILCPDIPENTCECGSGWLKREDDDEYSELGLTEIEKSPKSRILTIYTQLAPVKCEVHTRVCYNKESPCKIMWNEGELDSLHVLSRETAAGDEIGWEFVSMVMNSGCTFASFCKYKTENYKIRHGNAKFMSPTLFIRWWFSWAANMKIEFRVPCKSCGFKPRRLCCDGTRVGVGFRHASYEEINKTDEGAPVNETLHRRMDRCFLKNMKELEKQEVIQFRSTLDYLARRVIQGVKDDEVIPDVELEERVNSLNDILPDEISPSFSRFIAMADHDNEKLAYAFVLKMLATTASITSLLPPPFCGRLQQFLNNPTVENTEYNFIMSEMRTYAPEIRDLIHAALRKNNSMLPHDLRLFLQYIVNESLSLKVTEPEPAVPQADTYNPEKFGRAYYFNEYGMKLRNVRKFSIDTDRTVRNNVDHDDETMDFDRCHKLFSKTQTSARGTSNLFLWFCADHGHCYGFHMTGAEGRKDPAASLYSYLEKPPHDIFYDFACNLQEYCLNRESGYYKDVRFFHDIFHGYSHKCSCAFRSSRLQGFETVNSEICEQFNSFIQCIKKSARQMSQSHFCFYLHFFLHPWNEKGHHIKSKEKLVNTVEATFMTIS; encoded by the exons ATGTCCTTGTGTGACCACATACATGAGATGTCACCAGATACAAACATTTATCTGTGTGAAATACTGCCAAGGGAATTAGACTGCTCTTACAACAAATATACAGGGCTAAAAACCGGAAGAGACCTTAGCCAAGTAAGATCTTGGATTGAGTCTATCAACAGAGCGGTTGAGGAGGTTTGTCATTATATCCCGTATTTGCAGTATCATGTCTACACCAAACATTTTCATGGTAAGGAACATTTAAGAAGGGATGGTCTACATTTGAATAGTGAGGGTGGTGAGATGTGTTGGAGGTCCATTAAGTTAGACATTTTGAATGACATGGACACACCTACTCAAGGCACCACAGGTTTCATTCTGGGTGATGAACAATGGCCTCCATTAAATAGCAGAGAGAAGGAATTCAACATTGAGGAGATATCGGAAGGTCTGCCAGCATTATACAGTGATGTTGTACAGTCAGTACTAGAG AATACACATCAGATTATTGAAACAGTGACTGTATCCAGCACTTCGCAGCCGACACAGAATTTAACAGAAAAG cAGCAGAGAATTTATAACAGAAGTCACCCCCGACCTAGGAGAAAATACCATAGGAGAAGGCCCAAGTGGATGCACAAGATGAAT TATATTAAGAAAGAGTTTCCTAAAAG aCCGGCAGATGATAAGAATTTTGTTAATATTGAAGTTGGCAGTGGTGTTGTAGTTGCAGTTCCATCCTGCAAAGTGAATGGATTCTTTCGG GACAGGACAGTTGTTGCAGTAGAAACAGAGTTTTGTAGACTAGGCCATAAAAGTGTATTGCCAGAGAACGttgaaacaaaaagaagaaag gtTGTGTCTTGGTTGTATTGCCCTGATTGTGCGGTTAAATGTTCCAGAGAGGATTTTTTACTTGATCATATCATTGTACAGCATTGCAGAACCGCCATAAAAGGAGGAGCAGCATATACAAAGAAGCCTAAGAATTCACGCCACAAACACTCAAAGACATTTAACAATCAGAAG GTATCTGATGTAGAAAGCAGTACTGTTTCAAAACAGAAGGGTTACAGTAACCGGTATATTGAAAAGGAGATTCCGTCATGTGAAG gtatgttttctgttttttcacCCTCTGAATGGAGAGACTTGCTTCAGCTGATGACTTTATCTTACCTATGTACCAGTGAGGGGATGAACCATGTCATATTGAATATGCTGATCATTCGGAATGTGGACCTATCACAGATAAAGTTATTACTGTCTGGTGATGTGGAACTCAACCCTGGAcct gatTACATTTGTCAGTGGGAGGATTGTACCTTTGCCAGTAGTACAGTTGGAGCTTTGGACCAACATATTGTAACTCATGCCGCCCGTTCTAATGGCTTGTGTTGCTGGGGTGACTGTGCATTTAATAAACCAGATGGCAGTGTACAAGACCTCGCAAGGCATGTTCTGCAGCATCTATATAAT gataaaaacatatttgtttccATTGAGGATTGGTATGCTGTAATACCAGGTGGAACACTAAATGCAACAACAGATTTGAACTCGTGTCCACAACATTTG AGATCTCAGCTGAAATTGCTCCTGTTTGATGAAGTCTTTAAAATCACATCAGACTCGTATACAGTTGACCAACATTTGCGTTACTTAGACTTTGAACGTGTGCACTACCCAACAAACTTTGGTATTAAAAGAGATGAATTCATTCGTAAAAGAACAGAATTAGGTGAACACTGGGACAACTATTTGGGCCAAGAAGAAATGCAGGTCCCACCTGTTACAAGCAAGACACACAAGGCTGAAAGTGTTCCCAGGCCATTTTATACAGTTTATAGTGATAAGAAATATCATGTTGTTACTACAGATCGTCCAGAATTTGCATCTAACTTAGCACATTCTGTTAAATTGAAATCTGATAGAAAACGGAAGTGTGAAGTTTCAGAACCATTGTCAGATACAGAGTATTTTATGAATGATTCTTGGTTTGGAAATTTATTGCATAATTTGTCCTTGTGTAAAGTTGCAATGAATCTACAATCTCagattttgcaaaaattaaaGGAATGTAACTTTTTAAGTCCTAACACACAGCATGTTTTTGCGCTTGAAAGAGAAGCATATAAATTAGGTTCTTTGGAAAACTGTTCAGCAGGAACTTTTGTATACACCGTTTTTAAATGCGACATAGGCAACAGAAGTATTTACTATATCAGGTATATAGAGACAGGAATATATATTGGTATTatggaacaaaaataccttaatcGATTAAGAGAATCACTTCAATTTTCTGATGAAAATGTATTGCTTCATAATGTCTTGACAGTGGAAGACTTAACAAAAAATCAAGAGGAATTAAAAAGAGCTAACGACTTGAAGAGGAAACGAccagataaaatatttaagcatTCTGTCAATAAAATCATTCCTCAGAAAATAGAGGAACTCAAGGACACTGAAATGATGTCTGATATAAGTCTTGAATCTTTCCTTGTACATTGTTTACCTAATAAGTCAAAAAGTTCCATTAACAACATGGAAGATCAGTTCATTGAAGCTGAAAATTATCAAGAGAAGTCTGAGGAAATTAAAGACTGTCTTCTTGACTTCAGAATGAACAGACTTGATGTTTCAGCCAAATGTTCCAAAGACATTCTAGAGAAAACATCTAATAGTGTCAACAATCTTTTTGAACAgtcaaagattttaaattttcttagCGGAGATATAAAAGCTAAACCTGAACTTTTCAAAGGAACATCAAGATTTGAGTCAAATTTTCTTGATAACTCTCATGTAGTAACATCATTAAGAAACAAGACCTGtcatttatatttgaataaaaacttGATGGAACTGAAGAAATTTTATGCTAAATGGTTTCCAGAATTATGTGAAGAATTAAACATCCCGGACCAGACTGTTGATATTCCAATAAACCAACCAGTTACTAAACGACTGAAAAAATCCAACAATATTAGACCATTACAGATAAGAAGAAAAACACTAGAGGAGAAAGTACCAGTGTCTGTTCAGTTTCGAAAACCAGGAAATCACACAATTTATGAAAGTTTTTGTTTAGCTTTAATTGAAAGGGGAAAGTTGATTATTCAGTCAATAAATGATTGTGGCATAGTTGCTTGTATGAATGATTACAGTGACATAGATGgatcttttaaagaaaataattttgtttatacaACGAAAATATCACAAGAAACTGGCGAGTACTTTTACTGTAGTTGCAGTATATACAGgacacttattaactgtgatgAGACTGAAAGTAATGGTGATgaatttcatgtaattgattTGGAGGATGAAAGTGTAATTACATGTATGCATTGTAAGTTTCTGAAAAATTCTGTGATTCCTTGCATAGTGAATGGAGAAGAGTTGGTTGAAACCAATCTTAGTAAATTCATCAAAAATGCTCTAAGTTTTAAAGGAAAAGATATTGTGGAATTAATACGAGGGAAGGAAACACGCAAGTTTTCTGTTTTAACTGGAGATGATGACTATCCAACATTTGTCCATTTAACCTACAAGAAACAAGTAAAAAGGTATATTGCCTCATGTTTGAATGGTTATTGTAAGGCTTTAAAAGGTCACAAAAGAAATATAGAGTATTTATCTTCTGCAGAGGTCTGTAAACATCTTTCTGTTTTGAAAAGTAATAAAGATTGCTGGGAAGACATTCTTGACTTTGAATCATTGCTAACTAATGACATTCCCAAAAGTGACTCTGTTGTTGAAGAAGAAGATGAATTATGGATAAATACAGATGTTTTGGATGCAAATTTTAAAGGAAACTTTGATGTGAACACAGGGTTATGGAATTTCGAATGTAGGAGTGATCACCCACCAAGTAAAAGAGACAGTGAACTTTTACAAAGTAACTTGATTTGCCGTGATGGCTGGAATGATAGAACTTTAACTCGACTGGATGATGGGTGTTTGAAAGGCCCAATACTGTGTCCTGACATTCCTGAAAATACATGTGAATGTGGTAGTGGATGGCTTAAAAGGGAGGATGATGATGAGTATAGTGAACTAGGTTTGACAGAAATAGAAAAATCACCAAAGAGCCGTATTTTGACTATATATACACAATTAGCTCCAGTTAAGTGCGAGGTTCATACACGGGTATGTTATAATAAAGAAAGTCCTTGTAAAATTATGTGGAATGAAGGTGAATTAGACTCACTGCATGTGCTGAGCAGGGAAACTGCTGCAGGGGATGAGATAGGCTGGGAATTTGTTTCAATGGTTATGAACTCTGGTTGTACCTTTGCGTCTTTTTGCAAATATAAGacagaaaattacaaaattagACATGGAAATGCAAAGTTTATGAGTCCAACACTTTTTATAAGATGGTGGTTCAGTTGGGCAGCAAATATGAAAATTGAGTTTAGAGTGCCTTGCAAAAGTTGTGGTTTTAAACCACGGCGCTTGTGTTGTGATGGTACAAGAGTAGGTGTGGGCTTTCGTCATGCCAGTTAtgaggaaataaataaaactgatgaaggTGCCCctgttaatgaaactttacatagAAGAATGGATAGATGTTTTCTAAAAAACATGAAAGAATTAGAAAAACAGGAAGTTATTCAGTTTAGATCTACTTTAGATTATTTAGCACGCAGAGTTATACAAGGTGTTAAAGATGATGAAGTCATACCTGATGTTGAACTGGAAGAAAGAGTTAATTCTTTGAACGACATTCTACCTGATGAAATTTCACCTTCATTTTCTAGATTTATAGCTATGGCAGACCATGACAATGAAAAGTTGGCTTatgcttttgttttgaaaatgttagcAACCACAGCATCTATAACAAGTTTGTTACCACCACCATTTTGTGGTCGGTTACAGCAGTTTCTCAACAATCCAACAGTTGAAAATACAGAGTATAATTTTATTATGAGTGAAATGCGTACTTATGCACCTGAAATAAGAGATCTCATTCATGCTGCCTTAAGGAAAAATAATTCTATGTTACCACATGACTTGAGGTTGTTCTTACAGTATATAGTTAATGAATCTTTGAGTTTAAAGGTAACTGAACCAGAACCAGCAGTTCCGCAAGCAGATACATACAATCCTGAAAAGTTTGGCAGGGCGTATTACTTCAATGAATATGGTATGAAATTGAGAAATGTGAGAAAGTTCAGTATTGATACTGACAGAACTGTTAGAAATAATGTTGATCATGATGATGAAACTATGGATTTTGATAGGTGTCATAAACTGTTCTCTAAAACTCAGACCTCAGCTCGTGGAActtcaaatttatttctttggtTTTGTGCAGATCATGGACATTGTTATGGATTTCATATGACAGGTGCAGAAGGTAGAAAAGACCCAGCAGCATCTCTTTATTCCTATCTCGAAAAGCCTCCTCAtgacattttttatgattttgcaTGTAATTTACAGGAGTATTGTTTAAACAGAGAAAGTGGTTATTACAAAGATGTTCGtttttttcatgacatttttcaTGGCTATTCACACAAATGTTCATGTGCATTTAGGTCAAGTAGGCTGCAGGGTTTTGAAACTGTAAATTCTGAAATATGTGAGCAGTTCAACAGTTTCATACAATGCATTAAAAAATCTGCTCGACAAATGTCACAGTCCCATTTCTgtttttatcttcatttttttttgcatccgTGGAATGAAAAAGGTCACcatatcaaatcaaaggaaaagctagttaacactgtagaggccacatttatgaccatatcttaa